The Fundidesulfovibrio magnetotacticus genome contains a region encoding:
- the rpoB gene encoding DNA-directed RNA polymerase subunit beta — protein MAQLTKSFGKVDDSVTIPHLLNLQVDSYELFLQRDVPPASRADAGLEGVFRSVFPIEDFNKTASLEYVNYEIGEPKYDVPECISKGLTLEAPLRIKVRLVVYDVDEETENRTIRDIKEQVIYFGTVPLMTEKGTFIINGTERVIVNQLQRSPGIIFEHDSGKTHTSRKVLYSCRVIPMRGSWLDFDFDHKDILYVRIDRRRKMPATILLKAMGMSKTDILTYFYDIEHYFFQGDRVFREVQPHFYRKEKAWADIPGTDGKVIAGVDKPITKRAWRLIQEAGIDRIPVDPASLEGLFVAKDFADPNTGEVVCEPGDELTPALIERLRDLGVDSIPTLFTKGMDVSSSLRDTLLLDKTADITAAQVEIYRRLRPSSPPTPEIAANFFENLFRNPDYYDLSPVGRYKLNSRLKVDQPLDFRTLSNDDILKAIKHLIFLKDSHGPADDIDHLGNRRVRPVGELVENQYRIGLVRMERAIKERMSLQEVATLMPHDLINPKPVAAVLKEFFGTSQLSQFMDQTNPLSEVTHKRRLSALGPGGLTRERAGFEVRDVHTSHYGRICPIETPEGPNIGLIVSLTTYSKVNDFGFIETPYLVVKDSQVTDEVVYMDATREIDEVVAAASTPLDPENRFMTPFVNGRIKGDQLPVPIETVTLMDVSPGQIVSVSAALIPFLEHDDANRALMGSNMQRQAVPLIRCDQPLVGTGMEGAVAQDSGSCLLAEENGVVHYADAERIVVRYDNGLSPQTGGVKAYELLKFHKSNQNTCFGQQPRVLVNQRVKKGDVLADGPGIRDGELALGKNLLVAFMPWCGYNFEDSILISERVVKEDVFTSMHIEEFEVVARDTKLGPEEITRDIPNVGEEMLKNLDDCGIIRIGAKVKPEDILVGKITPKGETQLTPEEKLLRAIFGDKARDVKNTSLKVPPGIEGTVIDVRVFNRRSGEKDDRTKQIEDAELNKIDIKEGQHIDGITTQMRARIWEFAQGKSIGQTLMGKKKGEVLVEAGHPIRQDVFDTLPVKKLANLFQSKDINDRIADLLESYERQVRFVKDVYESKRGKAVEGDDLPPGVIKMVKVYVAVKRKLQVGDKMAGRHGNKGVVSCILPAEDMPFFADGSPVDIVLNPLGVPSRMNIGQIMETHLGWAAKELGHQLATMVEQGLHVKDLREQVKKTFESPLTDKLVDELEDAEFVAAVKKLRQGIVCKTPVFDGASEEEIWGWLVKAGLPEDGKARLYDGRTGEAFHRSVTVGIMYMLKLHHLVDEKIHARSTGPYSLVTQQPLGGKAQFGGQRLGEMEVWALEAYGASYLLQEFLTVKSDDVGGRVKMYEKIVKGDNFLEAGLPESFNVLVKELMSLGLDVDLIQDEKKMKAAARR, from the coding sequence TCTACGACGTGGACGAAGAGACCGAAAACCGCACCATCCGCGACATCAAGGAACAGGTGATCTACTTCGGCACCGTCCCCCTGATGACCGAGAAGGGAACCTTCATCATCAACGGCACCGAGCGCGTCATCGTCAACCAGCTCCAGCGCTCGCCCGGCATCATTTTCGAGCACGACTCCGGCAAGACCCACACCTCCCGCAAGGTGCTCTATTCCTGCCGCGTGATTCCCATGCGCGGATCGTGGCTCGACTTCGATTTCGACCACAAGGACATCCTCTACGTCCGCATCGACCGTCGCAGGAAGATGCCGGCCACCATCCTCCTGAAAGCCATGGGGATGTCCAAGACCGATATCCTTACCTATTTTTACGACATCGAGCACTACTTCTTCCAGGGCGACCGCGTGTTCCGCGAGGTGCAGCCCCACTTCTACCGCAAGGAGAAGGCCTGGGCGGACATCCCCGGCACGGACGGCAAGGTCATCGCCGGCGTGGACAAGCCTATCACCAAGCGCGCCTGGAGGCTCATCCAGGAAGCGGGCATCGACCGCATCCCCGTCGATCCCGCCTCGCTTGAAGGCCTCTTCGTGGCCAAGGACTTCGCCGACCCCAACACCGGCGAAGTGGTCTGCGAGCCCGGCGACGAACTGACGCCCGCGCTCATCGAACGCCTGCGCGACCTGGGCGTGGATTCCATCCCCACCTTGTTCACCAAGGGCATGGACGTCTCCAGCTCCCTGCGCGACACCCTCCTGCTGGACAAGACCGCCGACATCACCGCCGCCCAGGTGGAGATCTACCGCCGTCTGCGCCCCAGCTCGCCCCCGACCCCGGAGATCGCGGCCAACTTCTTTGAAAACCTCTTCCGCAATCCGGATTACTACGACCTCTCGCCCGTGGGCCGCTACAAGCTCAACTCGCGCCTTAAGGTCGATCAGCCGCTCGATTTCCGCACGCTCTCCAACGACGATATCCTCAAGGCGATCAAACACCTGATCTTCCTGAAGGACTCGCACGGACCCGCCGACGACATCGACCACCTGGGCAACCGCCGCGTGCGTCCCGTGGGCGAGCTTGTTGAAAACCAGTACCGCATTGGCCTCGTGCGCATGGAGCGCGCCATCAAGGAACGCATGAGCCTCCAGGAAGTGGCCACGCTCATGCCCCACGACCTCATCAACCCCAAGCCGGTGGCGGCCGTGCTCAAGGAGTTCTTCGGGACCTCCCAGCTCTCCCAGTTCATGGACCAGACCAACCCGCTTTCCGAGGTCACCCACAAGCGCAGGCTCTCCGCCCTTGGCCCCGGCGGCCTCACCCGCGAGCGCGCCGGCTTCGAGGTGCGCGACGTGCACACCTCCCACTACGGCCGCATCTGCCCCATCGAGACGCCTGAAGGCCCGAACATCGGCCTCATCGTCTCCCTGACCACCTACTCCAAGGTGAACGACTTCGGCTTCATCGAGACCCCCTATCTGGTGGTCAAGGACAGCCAGGTCACCGACGAAGTGGTCTACATGGACGCCACCCGGGAGATCGACGAGGTGGTGGCTGCGGCCTCCACGCCGCTCGACCCCGAGAACCGCTTCATGACGCCCTTCGTCAACGGGCGCATCAAGGGCGACCAGCTCCCCGTGCCCATCGAAACGGTCACGCTCATGGACGTGTCGCCCGGCCAGATCGTGTCGGTGTCCGCCGCGCTCATTCCCTTCCTGGAGCACGACGACGCCAACCGCGCGCTCATGGGCTCCAACATGCAGCGCCAGGCCGTGCCGCTCATCCGCTGCGACCAGCCCCTGGTGGGCACCGGCATGGAAGGCGCGGTGGCCCAGGACTCCGGATCCTGCCTGCTGGCCGAGGAGAACGGCGTGGTGCACTACGCCGACGCCGAGCGCATCGTGGTGCGTTACGACAACGGCCTCTCGCCCCAGACCGGCGGCGTGAAGGCTTACGAGCTGCTCAAGTTCCACAAGTCCAACCAGAACACCTGCTTCGGACAGCAGCCCCGCGTGCTGGTGAACCAGCGCGTGAAGAAGGGCGACGTGCTGGCCGACGGCCCCGGCATCCGCGACGGCGAACTGGCCCTCGGCAAGAACCTGCTCGTCGCCTTCATGCCCTGGTGCGGCTACAACTTCGAGGACTCCATCCTCATCTCCGAGCGCGTGGTGAAGGAAGACGTCTTCACCTCCATGCACATCGAGGAGTTCGAGGTGGTGGCCCGCGACACCAAACTGGGCCCCGAGGAAATCACCAGGGACATCCCCAACGTCGGCGAGGAGATGCTCAAGAACCTCGACGACTGCGGCATCATCCGCATCGGCGCCAAGGTGAAGCCCGAGGACATCCTGGTGGGCAAGATCACCCCCAAGGGCGAAACCCAGCTCACCCCCGAAGAGAAGCTCCTGCGCGCCATCTTCGGCGACAAGGCCCGCGACGTGAAGAACACCTCCCTCAAGGTGCCGCCCGGCATCGAGGGCACGGTGATCGACGTGCGCGTCTTCAACCGCCGCTCCGGCGAGAAGGACGACCGCACCAAGCAGATCGAGGATGCTGAGCTCAACAAGATCGACATCAAGGAAGGCCAGCACATCGACGGCATCACCACCCAGATGCGCGCGCGCATCTGGGAGTTCGCCCAGGGCAAATCCATCGGGCAGACGCTCATGGGCAAGAAGAAGGGCGAAGTGCTCGTGGAGGCCGGACACCCCATCCGCCAGGACGTGTTCGACACCCTGCCCGTGAAGAAGCTGGCCAACCTCTTCCAGTCCAAGGACATCAACGACCGCATCGCGGACCTGCTGGAATCCTACGAGCGCCAGGTGCGCTTCGTGAAGGATGTCTACGAGTCCAAGCGCGGCAAGGCCGTGGAAGGCGACGATCTGCCACCGGGCGTGATCAAGATGGTCAAGGTCTACGTCGCCGTGAAGCGCAAGCTCCAGGTGGGCGACAAGATGGCCGGCCGCCACGGCAACAAGGGCGTCGTCTCCTGCATCCTGCCCGCCGAGGACATGCCCTTCTTCGCCGACGGCTCCCCCGTGGACATCGTGCTCAACCCCCTGGGCGTGCCCTCGCGCATGAACATCGGCCAGATCATGGAGACCCACCTGGGCTGGGCCGCCAAGGAGCTGGGACACCAGCTGGCCACCATGGTGGAGCAGGGCCTCCACGTAAAGGACCTGCGCGAACAGGTGAAGAAAACCTTCGAGTCGCCGCTCACCGACAAGCTGGTGGACGAGCTCGAAGACGCCGAGTTCGTGGCCGCCGTGAAGAAGCTGCGCCAGGGCATCGTCTGCAAGACCCCGGTGTTCGACGGCGCTTCCGAGGAAGAGATCTGGGGCTGGCTCGTGAAGGCCGGCCTGCCCGAGGACGGCAAGGCCAGGCTCTACGACGGACGCACCGGCGAGGCCTTCCACCGCTCCGTCACCGTGGGCATCATGTACATGCTGAAACTCCACCACCTGGTGGATGAAAAGATACACGCCCGTTCCACGGGCCCATACTCGCTGGTCACCCAGCAGCCGTTGGGCGGCAAGGCCCAGTTCGGCGGCCAGCGACTGGGCGAAATGGAAGTCTGGGCTTTGGAGGCCTACGGCGCCTCGTACCTTCTGCAGGAGTTCCTCACCGTCAAGTCCGACGACGTGGGCGGACGCGTGAAGATGTACGAGAAGATCGTCAAGGGCGACAACTTCCTGGAAGCGGGGCTGCCCGAGTCCTTCAACGTTCTGGTCAAGGAGCTCATGAGCCTTGGCCTGGACGTGGACCTCATCCAGGACGAAAAGAAGATGAAGGCCGCCGCCCGACGCTAG